CCAATTTAGAATTCTTTGATGAAGAAACAGAAATTGAACCCCAAGAAGTACTCGGTTTTTTTACTTATCCAGTACCTGAGCTACCTTTTGATATAAATACAGCTCTTGAAGAAATTTCAAAAAAAGTGAGAGAAACTTTAATAAAAAAGAGATTTCCTATAGTAATAGGAGGAGAACATACAGTTACCTTAGGAAGTATAAAAGCTTTAAAAGGATTTTATGAAAATTTAAAGATCCTTCATCTTGATGCGCATTTAGATTTAAGGGATGAATATTTAGGATGTAAAATTTCTCATGCAACTGTAATAAGAAGAATATATGAAATGGGGATTCCTATTTTAAGTGTAGGGGTAAGAACACTTTGTAAAGAAGAATATGAATTTATAAAGGAAGTTAATTTTCCTCTTTTGTGGATGAAAGATCTTAGAGAAAATTGGGAGAAAAGTTTAAGAATTATAGAAGAGTTTATTAAAGAGGGTGATATTTATCTTTCTTTAGATATGGATGTTTTTGATCCCTCTTTTGCTCCTGGAGTAGGAA
The window above is part of the Thermodesulfobacterium geofontis OPF15 genome. Proteins encoded here:
- the speB gene encoding agmatinase produces the protein MKLTFLGLPDHPQARVALIPAPLEITTSWQKGTKEAPTEILKVSPNLEFFDEETEIEPQEVLGFFTYPVPELPFDINTALEEISKKVRETLIKKRFPIVIGGEHTVTLGSIKALKGFYENLKILHLDAHLDLRDEYLGCKISHATVIRRIYEMGIPILSVGVRTLCKEEYEFIKEVNFPLLWMKDLRENWEKSLRIIEEFIKEGDIYLSLDMDVFDPSFAPGVGTPEPGGINWYEFLQILKLVVRYNLVGMDIVEVKPNLGNAITEYLAAKIIFKISSYLAKKYETL